A portion of the Musa acuminata AAA Group cultivar baxijiao chromosome BXJ1-1, Cavendish_Baxijiao_AAA, whole genome shotgun sequence genome contains these proteins:
- the LOC103973603 gene encoding F-box protein At5g39250 isoform X1, whose translation MGVASSLSTMAKDLISAEVLKAVFTLLDGEDLVSCMLVSRQWRDTARDDYFWKCICTKKWPSICKRPPPAISYHKLFLTFSRSQPPQPLPPSRLSFNNLEFFIDLWSEQTLIFSEAVSGTVLRRGLKNLPPGIPDALKIHLDSTDYKMIMQVEPRFSFPLGQTIIVSVLVSRKDTNQIARIVNQSLFGYVDGNAFRALAYDYLIFAPGHPFISGIRAWVSLLFMANTAHSITDVFGIEIDFCDAANSENEVLWLLDMLDWKYI comes from the exons ATGGGCGTGGCGAGTTCCTTG TCAACAATGGCCAAAGATTTGATATCTGCTGAAGTTTTGAAGGCAGTGTTCACTCTGCTTGATGGTGAAGATCTAGTTTCATGCATGCTTGTAAGTCGTCAGTGGAGAGACACTGCCAGGGATGACTACTTCTGGAAGTGCATCTGCACCAAGAAGTGGCCTTCCATTTGCAAAAGACCTCCTCCAGCCATAAGTTACCACAAGCTCTTTTTGACTTTTTCTAGATCCCAACCCCCTCAGCCCCTTCCTCCATCAAGGCTTTCCTTCAACAATTTGGAATTCTTTATTGACCTTTGGTCTGAACAGACTCTGATATTTTCTGAAGCTGTCTCAGGCACTGTGCTCCGGAGAGGGTTAAAGAATCTACCTCCAGGAATACCTGATGCACTCAAGATTCATCTGGACAGTACAGATTACAAGATGATAATGCAAGTTGAGCCAAGATTTTCTTTTCCACTTGGGCAGACGATCATTGTGTCTGTTCTTGTGAGTCGCAAAGACACAAATCAGATAGCACGGATTGTAAATCAATCCCTCTTTGGATATGTTGATGGTAATGCATTTCGTGCACTGGCTTACGACTACCTAATCTTTGCACCAGGACATCCATTCATATCTGGAATCAGGGCTTGGGTTTCCTTGTTATTCATGGCGAACACCGCTCACAGTATCACCGATGTCTTTGGCATT